The Drosophila simulans strain w501 chromosome 3R, Prin_Dsim_3.1, whole genome shotgun sequence genome contains the following window.
CCATTTAATGAGGGATGGAAGGGGCTCGAAGGTGAATGGCGAAGAAGAGCAGAAGAGCAGAAGAGCAGAAGACGACGCGaactaaaacaaatacaatgaACATGCAACAAATGGAGGCTGCGAGCTCTTTTTGGCAGCTTTCATGCGGACCATGACTCTTTTCGGGGCTCTGCAGCGGATTTGTTGAACTTCACCTATTAACTTTCGAGTGGCAGCGGCGAAGCTGGAATTGTGAGCTATGTATAAAAGCAGCTCGAGCGGACAAGAAGTCATACAGTTCACTATCAACCACTAAAGAAGTCAAACCTTTAGTCCTCCCTAGCCCACTCTACCAGCTCAACCAAGCCTAGAAATGCGTGGATTCATTGTAAGGCGGACGCAGGACTAATTACGTACCGGACTAATCCTTTTATTTTGCGCATTAGGTCCTATGCCTCTGCTCCGTGGCTCTAGCCGCACCCCAGGGCTACAACTACAACCCGGGCCCGTCCGGCTTCGGCGgcatcagcaccaccaccgGCGGAGGCTCCTTCTTCCAGGGCGCCGTCCAGGCGGCCCCCGTGCAGCCGCAGGCCGTCTACCAGCAGCCGGCCGCACAGactcaccaccaccagcagcagcatgtgcagcaggtgcagcagcagcagcaggccatCGTCTCCAAGCGCTTCTTCATCCACTCCGCCCCGGAGGAGGCTGAGGATTACAAGGAACGCCACATCACCGTGGGCGTGCCCAAGCGCAACTACAACGTGGTGTTCATCAAGTCGCCGCAGCGCAACAACAGGAAGACCATCAAGATCAGCCCCGCCGCCAACGAGGAGAAGACCGTCATCTACGTGCTGAGCAAGAAGGGCGAGAGCGACTTGAACGCCGAGGTAGTGGAGCAGGCCAGCTCCACCAGCAAGCCGGAGGTCTTCTTCATCAAGTACAAGACCAACGAAGAGGCCGCCCACGCCCAGCAGCAGATCCAAGCCCAGTACGACGCTCTGGGCGGCAGTAGCCAGCTGACCGACGAGGGAGTGGCCCCCGTCACCTCCGTGATTGGAGCGCTGGGCGGCAGTGACGGTCACATCGACGCCGGATCCGCTGTGGGCGCCACAGGAGCCGGTCAGATCGTCTCCACCGGCGCTGTCGGATCGCACACGGGCAATGCATACCTGCCACCCAATTTCTAACTTTTGAGCTTGGTTCCCAAGACGAAGCATTGAGTCCTCTGTTACAAGTGttgttattaataaattacgTTGATGTTGAATTTAAACGCTTGCCGGCATTCTTTTTTAGCAATATTCGTTTTCACTATTCTTCAATGCGCGATTTCACTTCGTATCCAATATTAACTCTCTAAATTACGCCACCAATGTGATTTGCACAATGTAAAATGAAGATACTATTTTGTAGTTGACTGTTAGGAAGAGAAATTTGTTAAGCTTACATGTCGGAATCGACatgtcgagatctcaggaactataaaagctagaaggttgagatacagatacatactTAAATAGACTCATACAGATACTAGAGACATAGActcagcgcaagtttgttgacccatgttgcctCGCCAATTCaaacgccctaaagccgccaaaccagccacgcccacactttggaacgattttaaaaatttttcttattttatttcccaatatttATCGATATTCCAGAAAAAAGATCAAATTTCGCCTTCGCATTCACACAgactgagtaacgggtatctgatagtcggggaattTCACTATAGCATTGTctcatgttttattttatttgaaataaaaacagtcAAAAGGTTTTTGGAACATCtatataaatttttgaaatCAGACTGTCGTTTGTTTAGATGTTTCcttcattaatttatgcagttaattaaaaatttttaaaaagggCGGAATAAATGAACTTATGAGCTTAACATGATAGTAAGTGCAAGGGTGTTTATTCTTCGAATCAGTTGTCTTTTACGCATTGTTACAACTTATATGcttaataaatttttcatCAGCTGTTGCGGGATCTATTTACCATAAAATGCAATGATTTCCTAGTTTGAAATAATTGAGTATCGCTGCTAATTACCAGCAATTTCGAATCTAATTCTTGGTATGTTACAATTATCGTGTCAGCACTTCGAATTTAAATCGACAATCACTGCAATTAGCCCGGGGCTTGTGCTCTGACgttggcaaaacaaataattaatcaaTCAATAGGACAATTAAAATATTCGAAAGGCTTATAAAACAGGCGTAAGCAGCCCAATCCTTTCATGCTCTAGAAAGTGGGGTCATGGGAAGGCTGTTTCAACTGCAGGAATACTGCCTGCGGGCAATGGCGCATAGGGATGACATGGATGGTACCGAGGGCAGGGCACTCAGCTTGCAGCACATTAGCTCCCTGATCTTCGTTATATCGGCGCAGTATCCCCTGATCTCCTATGTCGCCTACAACCGCAATGACATGGAGAAGGTCACGGCATGTCTCAGCGTGGTGTTCACCAATATGTTAACGGTTATAAAAATTTCtacatttttggcaaacagaAAGGACTTTTGGGAAATGATTCGCCGCTTCAGGAAAATGCATGAACAGTGTAAGTGGGCTGCTCATAATGTTCAAAGACAGCTTTTGAAACGGCTATTTCGAGCAGCAAGTCACATTCCTAGGTACCGAGAGGGATTGGACTACGTTGCCGAGGCCAACAAGCTAGCATCTTTTCTGGGAAGAGCATATTGCTTGTCCTGCGGCCTAACAGGACTATACTTTATGCTGGGACCCATTGTGAAAATTGGGGCTTGCCGTTGGCATGGCACAACATGTGACAAGGAGCTGCCCATGCCAATGAAGTAAGAATGCATTGAGATTCCTAAGAGTTGTactccttcttctcctcctccaggTTTCCATTTAACGATCTGGAAAGCCCCGGATACGAAGTTTGTTTCCTCTACACCGTACTAGTCACTGTCGTCGTTGTTGCCTACGCCTCGGCAGTCGatggcttatttatttcgtttgcgaTTAATCTGCGAGCTCATTTCCAAACACTGCAgagccaaattgaaaactggGAGTTTCCTTCATCCAAGCCAGACACACAGATCCGGCTGAAATCTATCGTTGAATACCACGTGCTCCTGCTGTCCCTATCCCGGAAGTTACGATCGATGTACACACCCACCGTGATGGGGCAGTTCGTCATAACCTCCTTGCAGGTTGGCGTTATAATATACCAACTAGTGACAGTGAGTATATAGAACGATTGCTCTCGAAGCGATCCCTTAAAGAACGCATCCTTGTCCCACTCTCGCTCAGAACATGGACTCTGTCATGGATCTCTTGCTGTATGCATCGTTCTTTGGTTCAATCATGCTGCAATTATTTATCTATTGCTACGGCGGGGAAATCATCAAGGCTGAGGTGGGATTTTAAAGTAGTGGTAAGTGTATTCTCATGTGGCTTGATTTCCTGTCCTCTAGAGTCTGCAGGTTGATACTGCCGTCCGGCTCTCCAACTGGCATCTGGCTTCTCCCAAGTCACGTACATCTTTGTCGTTGATCATTCTTCAGTCTCAAAAGGAAGTGCTTATTAGGGCTGGCTTCTTTGTTGCATCCCTGGCCAATTTCGTTGGGGTAACTCCGAGGCACTCTTATGAATATTTCAGCTAACTTCTATGCTTGCAGATCTGTCGAACAGCCCTATCGTTGATTACCCTCATCAAATCTATTGAGtaattaatgtaatttaactaaataaaaaagtgaCTTTCACTAGCTACTCTTTACTCTTTGAGTGTTACTCTTTAATATCAGAAGATACATCTAATTAAAATCCAACTTTTTGTCATATACTAAATCTTTTCTTTCATAAGCAACTGCGAACTGATGCCTACGCTTAGCCAGATATAACTCGTAATACTTGTGAAACGATGCAAAGCACCATATTGAAGAATAGCGCGATCGTAAAAACAGTGGGAGAGAATTTTTCCTGATAGGACTTGACATGCTTATCGCTTCGGAATTATACTTAAGCATAGGCACTCACTGAATTGAAATAAGACCTCAAATTGAGCAATGCACCGTGGTGCGAGTGTAATAGGATCATGAATAAATCCGTTCcaataatttaacaaattaaaaacaagagaaccCGCTAAAGTCGATGTTCTCGACTCTCAGTTAgtcgttactcagctagtagGAGAGCTCTCAACCTTAACTTAGGGAGAAATTTCGGGTGTggtaaaaatgttttgcaattttcaagAAAAAATAAGGTGATTGTTTGGTTGGATTTTAGAcgtgataaaataaaaacgtaaaACGTTACAGATTGAATATTAATTGGAGAACGGTCTATAATTATCTCCAACTAGGCGTTACATTTCcgcatacattttttgttaaacAGGTTGAAATAAGAAGCATAagttgaaaaatattgaaaacacaCTAGTTTAGCAAAAAAACATACTGAGTTGCACTGATAGGACATTTTCCAACACTATCTATGCTTTTCAAACGATATTTCTGATACTAATACATAATGTCAATGTGAGCGCCaaccattttattattgtcCACTTAgacagattttaaattattatatgataacaaaaaccattttaaatattgtCAGAAGTAAtgaaaaaagttttcattaaaaagggaaacattcaataaattattgtagttatataaaattatataataccAGGGAATACTTTGGGAATACAAAGTTTTTGGGCTTACATTTCAATTGAAGTTAAATAGTTTGGTGGCTCCGTGATAGACGTACTTGAAAAGTGACTTTCTCAAACTACTGTGCAACGAAATCCGACATCCGTTGAGGGGTCCGATAGGCTGGCGCAAAAGTTGGGTTCCCAGTGACCAGAGCTCTGCGATGACAACCTCAAGTCTTGCAATCCGCGCATCCGTAGCGCTTATTCTGTTGATGTGGACTGGTTCTGGGCATTGCCAAGTGGGATACGTGCGGCACCTGTCGGAGCTGCGCATAAGGGAACTTGAAAAATTGGCGGTTCGTATGCAGGGCTCCATCAACACCGAAAAGTATGCCTGCGAGAGCTATTTTGACTACGTCTGTAGCCGCAATAGACCCCTCTTCTCGATCATGGGTAAGTGAGGATAGCCTGTATTGGGGGAGTGCATATACCTAATGCATATACCCTATCCAAGGACACATGCCGCAAATGGGCGATCTTATGCAGTTGCTGACCGACTTGCAGAACGATCCAGAGCCATTCGAGGCAAAGCAGAAGACGCTGGACTTCTTCATCTCGTGCAACTTGCACCACGCGCTGGAAGACTGCTATCGTGAGACCTTTGAGTATTTCAAGCCACTTTTCGGGTATATAGTTACAAAAAACATGCTCGATGGAGAATCCCACGAGCTGGCTGACTTCCTGGGCATTTTGGAGCGCTTCGTCGTCAGGTTTCAGAAGGACAGAGAGTCGAATCCCATTCTCAGCAAGCTGGCCACGTACAAGCAGAAGTTCAAAACGCCGCGTGTCTACTTCCATGCTAGAGACCTGAGCCGGGAGTACAAGGACCTGCGGATCTACCGGGAGAGCTACGAACACAACGTGCGCAATCTGGAGCAGCACCGAAAACTGAATTCAACATACGAGCTGGGGGTTCAGCGCACCATGCTGGATTGGAGCATGTACCTCTATCAGAGCCGCAACAAGCCCATGTCCTACTTCTACTCCACGTTTACGGTCCATTTGTACATGATGCTTTTTAATAGTCTGGAGCGTCAGCGAGATTTCACGCGGTTTCGCGAAGATGTGGAGTGTTTAAGGCTGCCGCAGTTCGTTAACGTTCTGGACGAGGCCAGAATGCTGGCTGTGATCTACTTAAAGAGCTTCCGAGCCGCCTGGATAGACTACAGCGCCTGGATCAATTCGCCCCCACAGAACAGTGGGATATACGATCAGGAAAATGGGGTCCTTCAAAAGTACCATCTTGACAACAAGCGTATATTTTTCACTCTTTACGCTCAGAACTTTTGTGAGTTTGGGAAGGATCTGGCCGAGCATGTCTTCTATCTGGGCCTTAAGCAGAACAAGGACTTTTACGACATATACTCTTGTGGTTTTCAAACGGAGAACCCTATGACTTGTGTTTAATAGATCAAGTCAATTTCTATCATACATATACTATATTTAGCTTACGAGATATAATAATGCATTAACATCCTCTTAACGCTGTATAAACCATTCGAAAGAAATGGCTTTCAGTATCGAAAACACTATAATCAAGTTACCCgaatatcagatacccgttactcagctagtaaaaaaattgttgacttaccgatagaaatttgcaaaacaaaaaacttaaatgtaaaacaagaaagaatgCTATGTAGACAGATActgatagaaatttacaagattaataaaattataaaaaaatataaatatatatattgatattatatttttcaaaatatgggtgtcaacaaacttgcgctgcgtctatgtctcaAGAATCTGTTTCTGAATcttaaccttctagcttttatagttccagagatctcgacgttcatgcGGACGGACAGAGTTAGATGGActattgattctgatcaagaatatatatcctttatatggtcggaaaatTCATAGCAACCTTAGTCTTTTGACACCTTTCGTTCTAATTGAATTCACAGTGATCTGCACGCTTCGTTATAGTATCTTTGGTAATACCGTAGGCCATTGGGTTTCAAACGAAATGCTCAATACACCTTGAGATTAATGTTGTTATTGCTTTAATCGTGGGCTTTAATCATGAACCGTGCCAGAGTCCTTCCCTTCTTTTAAGTCCACCACTGTTCCTCAAACTTCTTTGGTGTACCTCGTTATTGCAGTTGTGCCTTTGTCACTGCGTCTGCGGTCGCGACTGATTTCTGCAGCCTGAACTTTTGCACCTCGTCAAAGTAATCCTTTGCCTCCTGTCTGTGATAAAGTTTGGCCAAGTCGGCGCAAGTTTTGCCAACACCATCCACAGCCGCCAAGTCTGCGCCGTGCGTAACCAGGACTTTGATGAGCTCCATGCTAGCGTCCATAACCACTGCAAGCAAAGAGCGAATTTAGATTCGATTAAAGCAGTTTCAGTCCTTCTAGTCCCACCTGCGCGCATAAGAAGGGTCCAGCCGCAGATGTCTCTGGCCTCCGCATTCGCTCCCGCTTCGAGAGCGAACTTGACTATTTCCAGTTGATTGGCGTCAACGGCGCAGTGGGCGGGAGTCATGCCGTTACTGTCCGTCGCCTCCAGGCGGGCCTTCTTGTTCAGCAGAATGCGAGCGGACGGCAGGTGACCGTAGTAAAAAGCCAGCTGTGAGGTTTAAAGCTCGTTAATAACTGGCAATTTAGACTAGGGCAGTCACCAACGTGCAGCGGGGTCCGGCCGCTTCCCGGACTTCCAATGTGGACGCTGCAACCGGCCGAGAGCAGCAAGTCAATGATGCACATCTCGCCCTGAATAATGGCATTGGCAAGTGGCAGGAATCCGTTGGAAGCCGGATATTCCATCAGACTCGGGCGTCGACGCAGCATTCTTTTAACCAGGAATTGCTGCCCCTTTCTTA
Protein-coding sequences here:
- the LOC6726659 gene encoding odorant receptor 82a — its product is MGRLFQLQEYCLRAMAHRDDMDGTEGRALSLQHISSLIFVISAQYPLISYVAYNRNDMEKVTACLSVVFTNMLTVIKISTFLANRKDFWEMIRRFRKMHEQSSHIPRYREGLDYVAEANKLASFLGRAYCLSCGLTGLYFMLGPIVKIGACRWHGTTCDKELPMPMKFPFNDLESPGYEVCFLYTVLVTVVVVAYASAVDGLFISFAINLRAHFQTLQSQIENWEFPSSKPDTQIRLKSIVEYHVLLLSLSRKLRSMYTPTVMGQFVITSLQVGVIIYQLVTNMDSVMDLLLYASFFGSIMLQLFIYCYGGEIIKAESLQVDTAVRLSNWHLASPKSRTSLSLIILQSQKEVLIRAGFFVASLANFVGICRTALSLITLIKSIE
- the LOC6726660 gene encoding uncharacterized protein LOC6726660, with translation MTTSSLAIRASVALILLMWTGSGHCQVGYVRHLSELRIRELEKLAVRMQGSINTEKYACESYFDYVCSRNRPLFSIMGHMPQMGDLMQLLTDLQNDPEPFEAKQKTLDFFISCNLHHALEDCYRETFEYFKPLFGYIVTKNMLDGESHELADFLGILERFVVRFQKDRESNPILSKLATYKQKFKTPRVYFHARDLSREYKDLRIYRESYEHNVRNLEQHRKLNSTYELGVQRTMLDWSMYLYQSRNKPMSYFYSTFTVHLYMMLFNSLERQRDFTRFREDVECLRLPQFVNVLDEARMLAVIYLKSFRAAWIDYSAWINSPPQNSGIYDQENGVLQKYHLDNKRIFFTLYAQNFCEFGKDLAEHVFYLGLKQNKDFYDIYSCGFQTENPMTCV
- the LOC6726661 gene encoding poly [ADP-ribose] polymerase tankyrase; translated protein: MCSTLEKESNQSEDELGDKLDQEEHKLLWPDFVSRISNPTVNSVQLHWSLLKNASVYSIDKFHKRLGWLQLDWTSSSPITVTNLEENFGYRLRIKALTVSKDGHRYVPLAVSPEIVACTAAALPSTHCLSRAIRKGQQFLVKRMLRRRPSLMEYPASNGFLPLANAIIQGEMCIIDLLLSAGCSVHIGSPGSGRTPLHLAFYYGHLPSARILLNKKARLEATDSNGMTPAHCAVDANQLEIVKFALEAGANAEARDICGWTLLMRAVVMDASMELIKVLVTHGADLAAVDGVGKTCADLAKLYHRQEAKDYFDEVQKFRLQKSVATADAVTKAQLQ
- the LOC6726658 gene encoding uncharacterized protein LOC6726658: MRGFIVLCLCSVALAAPQGYNYNPGPSGFGGISTTTGGGSFFQGAVQAAPVQPQAVYQQPAAQTHHHQQQHVQQVQQQQQAIVSKRFFIHSAPEEAEDYKERHITVGVPKRNYNVVFIKSPQRNNRKTIKISPAANEEKTVIYVLSKKGESDLNAEVVEQASSTSKPEVFFIKYKTNEEAAHAQQQIQAQYDALGGSSQLTDEGVAPVTSVIGALGGSDGHIDAGSAVGATGAGQIVSTGAVGSHTGNAYLPPNF